In Panacibacter ginsenosidivorans, the following proteins share a genomic window:
- a CDS encoding radical SAM protein produces MQQAPVIRELHLGGGTPTFFSATNLERILQLVLKDTIVHPLHEFSIEGHPNNTTIEQLETLYKLGFRRISYGVQDNDPTVQKIINRIQPFEHVKSATENARATGFTSVNFDLIYGLPFQTKDSIKKTIEQVITLMPDRIAFYSYAHVPWTSKAQRLFDETDLPSAEDKIGLYLTGKQLLLENGYADIGMDHFALPHDALYKARIDGSLHRNFMGYTTQHTSVLLGLGVSAISDAGTAFAQNDKTLSGYYTALEEYNCL; encoded by the coding sequence ATGCAACAGGCGCCGGTAATAAGAGAATTACATCTCGGAGGAGGCACACCCACATTTTTTTCTGCCACCAACCTGGAAAGAATACTTCAACTAGTTCTAAAAGATACCATCGTTCATCCCTTGCATGAGTTTAGCATAGAAGGCCACCCTAATAATACAACCATTGAACAATTAGAAACTTTATATAAACTAGGTTTCAGGCGCATTAGCTATGGCGTGCAGGATAATGACCCAACTGTGCAAAAGATCATAAACCGCATTCAGCCGTTTGAACATGTAAAATCGGCAACTGAAAATGCAAGAGCAACTGGGTTTACTTCTGTGAATTTTGATCTTATCTATGGCTTGCCTTTTCAAACAAAAGATAGTATAAAGAAAACAATAGAACAGGTAATAACATTAATGCCCGATCGTATTGCTTTTTACAGTTATGCACACGTGCCCTGGACAAGTAAAGCACAACGCCTCTTTGATGAAACAGACCTTCCATCTGCTGAAGATAAAATAGGATTATACCTGACCGGCAAGCAACTATTACTTGAAAATGGTTATGCAGATATAGGTATGGATCATTTTGCTTTACCGCATGATGCATTGTATAAAGCACGTATAGACGGAAGTTTACACAGGAATTTTATGGGTTATACCACGCAACATACCAGCGTGCTGCTGGGCCTTGGTGTATCAGCTATAAGTGATGCAGGCACTGCGTTTGCCCAGAATGATAAAACATTAAGCGGCTACTACACTGCTCTTGAAGAGTATAATTGCCTATAA
- a CDS encoding nitrous oxide reductase accessory protein NosL, producing the protein MKKMLPLWMRVIIFICALALVGVLFMPFWRIELDAPQYPEGLLLQIYTGKLGGDVDIINGLNHYIGMKTLHAADFFEFKILPYLTAGFAALFIFTAFRGTSRALRFSFIALLVFGVVAMTDFWKWEYNYGHNLNPEAAIKVPGMAYQPPLIGYKQLLNFGAYSVPDIGGWIFIATGVIIGALMFYDIILKKKEKKVLKVSSKMAGIVAVMFAISITSCNTQPQAIEVGKMNCDFCKMTIMDTRFASELITTKGKIYKFDDTHCLLSYLHSGNMEKKEIKEIYFVDYSNPKEFIPSTAAFLLKNEILHSPMNGNIAAFGNTDERAKLHAQINGDTITWSDLYN; encoded by the coding sequence ATGAAAAAAATGTTGCCATTGTGGATGCGTGTGATAATATTTATTTGCGCATTGGCACTTGTTGGTGTATTGTTTATGCCGTTCTGGAGAATAGAGCTGGATGCACCGCAATATCCTGAAGGTTTATTATTACAGATCTATACCGGCAAACTGGGTGGGGATGTTGACATCATTAATGGCCTCAACCATTATATAGGAATGAAGACCTTACATGCAGCAGATTTTTTTGAATTCAAAATATTGCCATATCTCACTGCAGGCTTTGCCGCACTGTTTATATTTACTGCATTCAGAGGGACCAGCCGTGCATTGCGTTTTTCATTTATCGCATTGCTGGTATTTGGTGTTGTTGCTATGACAGACTTTTGGAAATGGGAATACAACTATGGTCACAATCTAAACCCTGAAGCAGCTATCAAAGTTCCCGGCATGGCTTATCAGCCGCCATTGATCGGTTATAAACAACTGCTGAATTTTGGAGCATATTCTGTTCCTGATATAGGTGGATGGATCTTTATTGCGACAGGCGTTATAATTGGTGCGTTAATGTTTTATGACATTATCTTAAAAAAGAAAGAAAAAAAGGTTTTAAAAGTGAGTTCAAAGATGGCTGGAATAGTTGCCGTAATGTTTGCAATTTCTATTACCTCATGCAATACACAGCCGCAGGCAATTGAAGTTGGAAAAATGAATTGCGACTTCTGCAAAATGACAATCATGGATACAAGATTTGCATCAGAACTTATTACTACAAAAGGCAAGATATACAAGTTTGATGATACGCATTGCCTGCTCTCCTATTTGCATTCAGGTAACATGGAAAAAAAAGAAATAAAAGAAATTTATTTTGTTGATTACAGTAATCCAAAGGAATTTATTCCATCAACTGCTGCATTTCTTTTAAAGAATGAAATATTGCATAGTCCTATGAACGGCAATATTGCTGCATTTGGCAATACTGATGAAAGAGCAAAACTGCATGCACAAATAAACGGAGATACTATTACCTGGAGCGATCTATATAACTAA
- a CDS encoding ABC transporter permease subunit, producing the protein MKKIIKYVMLDILRSKIIIGYTLFLLAVSLSVFSLEDSSSKGLISLLNIILIIVPLVAIIFSTIYVYNSTEFIELLVSQPVKRRTLWLSIFIGLSFAFLLAFFIGAGIPILLYQPDATGITMLLTGMLLSVIFVSIALLASVKTRDKARGIGLSILLWFYFSIIFDGLVLFILFQFQDYPMEKPMLLFSALNPIDLTRILILLHMDMSALMGYTGAIFRNFFDSATGSVIALFILLLWAFLPLWFSVRNFSRKDL; encoded by the coding sequence ATGAAAAAAATCATAAAATATGTAATGCTTGACATACTGCGCAGCAAGATCATCATTGGCTATACTTTGTTTCTGCTTGCGGTATCATTAAGTGTCTTCAGCCTGGAAGACAGCAGCAGCAAGGGTTTAATCAGCCTGTTGAATATCATCCTCATAATTGTGCCGCTTGTTGCCATAATATTTTCTACCATTTATGTCTACAACAGCACTGAATTTATTGAGCTGCTGGTAAGTCAGCCTGTTAAAAGAAGAACCTTGTGGCTAAGTATTTTTATTGGTCTTTCCTTTGCATTTCTACTGGCATTTTTTATCGGCGCAGGCATTCCCATTTTATTGTATCAGCCCGATGCCACAGGAATAACAATGCTTTTAACAGGCATGCTGCTTTCCGTAATTTTTGTTTCCATTGCATTACTCGCATCTGTAAAAACAAGAGATAAAGCCAGAGGCATTGGTCTATCCATTTTATTGTGGTTTTATTTTTCCATCATTTTCGATGGGCTGGTTTTATTTATATTATTTCAATTCCAGGATTACCCTATGGAAAAACCCATGCTCCTTTTTTCAGCCCTAAACCCAATTGATCTTACCCGGATACTTATTTTATTACACATGGATATGTCAGCACTCATGGGTTACACAGGCGCTATATTCAGAAATTTTTTCGATAGCGCAACAGGCTCTGTAATTGCTTTATTCATTTTATTGTTGTGGGCATTTTTGCCATTGTGGTTTTCTGTAAGAAATTTTTCCAGGAAAGATCTTTAG
- a CDS encoding helix-turn-helix domain-containing protein → MAQSVGIATESLIRTLGDFKDEKLIDIQHGKVIITDEKKLRNLPY, encoded by the coding sequence ATGGCACAATCAGTTGGCATAGCTACAGAATCACTGATAAGAACGCTTGGAGATTTTAAAGATGAAAAGCTGATAGATATTCAACATGGTAAAGTAATCATTACAGATGAAAAAAAATTGAGGAACCTGCCTTATTAA
- a CDS encoding cupin domain-containing protein, which translates to MKVENIYQQAIHDSISKKQLYKNERFHVLLLQMKEGELLKTHTSPTDAFLLVLDGDILFLLVEKEYLLKKGDSFTFRAGEKHAVQALTDTSFLLVK; encoded by the coding sequence ATGAAAGTAGAAAATATTTACCAGCAGGCAATACATGATAGCATTAGTAAAAAGCAATTGTATAAAAATGAACGTTTCCATGTTTTACTGCTGCAAATGAAAGAAGGCGAATTATTAAAAACACACACCTCTCCCACAGATGCATTCTTACTGGTATTAGATGGAGACATATTATTTTTGCTGGTAGAAAAAGAATACCTGTTGAAAAAGGGTGACAGCTTTACCTTTAGGGCGGGAGAGAAACATGCAGTGCAGGCATTAACGGATACTTCTTTCTTACTTGTAAAATAA
- a CDS encoding group III truncated hemoglobin produces MKKDIENIEDIKLLINSFYDKVKADKTIGYIFNDIAKVNWEKHLPVMYNFWENVIFFTGSYNGNPMTAHVKMHSIVHFTTDHFEQWIKLFTSTVDRLFEGDKAELAKQRAISIATVMQLKILHENSPIQQINKT; encoded by the coding sequence ATGAAAAAAGACATTGAAAATATTGAGGATATAAAACTTTTGATAAACAGCTTTTATGATAAAGTGAAAGCAGATAAAACCATTGGCTATATATTTAATGATATTGCTAAAGTAAATTGGGAAAAACATTTACCGGTGATGTATAATTTCTGGGAGAATGTAATATTTTTTACCGGCTCTTATAATGGCAACCCAATGACGGCGCATGTTAAGATGCATAGCATAGTGCATTTTACTACAGATCATTTTGAGCAGTGGATAAAATTATTTACATCTACCGTTGACCGGCTTTTCGAAGGCGACAAAGCTGAGCTTGCCAAGCAAAGAGCTATAAGTATAGCCACAGTTATGCAATTGAAGATATTACACGAAAACAGCCCGATACAACAGATAAATAAAACATAG
- the nosZ gene encoding Sec-dependent nitrous-oxide reductase, producing MKIIKTGLAVTVALATLLGFDSCKPKNAASAVSGDAAAKAYVAPGKYDEFYNFVSGGFSGQLAVYGLPSGRLFRTIPIYSQDPESGWGYSEETKPMLNTSHGYIPWDDSHHAELSQTNGEIDGRWIFVNGNNTPRVARVNLSTFRTDEILEVPNSAGNHSSPFITSNTEYVVAGTRFSIPMDNANGDVPINTYKQNFKGTVSFISVDKTTGNMKIAFQILLPGIDFDLAHAGKGPSEGWFFFSCYNSEQANTLLEVNASQKDKDFILAVNWKKAEEYLAQGKAQKVTTKYAHNIYSEKTHSATSTIETEVNMLDAKSLEGMCYFIPCPKSPHGCDVDPTGEYIVGSGKLAALIPVFSFQKLQTAINNKDFEGNYGGIPVVKYQSALYGEVPKPGLGPLHTEFDGKGNAYTSFFVSSEIVKWNVKDLKVLDRAPTYYSIGHLCVPGGDSKKPNAKYVIAYNKITKDRYLPTGPELTQSAQLFDISGDKMQLILDFPTVGEPHYAQACPADLIKKNSVKFFKIEDNANTYVSKGEGETKVVRTGKRVDVYMTVIRSHITPDNIEGIKVDDEVYFHVTNLEQDWDIPHGFAIKGNNNGELLVMPGETQSVKWLPAKTGIYPMYCTDFCSALHQEMQGYVRVSAAGSNVPLLFSTGKNLPPADSTAK from the coding sequence ATGAAAATAATAAAAACAGGTTTGGCAGTAACAGTTGCACTGGCAACTTTGCTTGGCTTTGACTCCTGTAAACCTAAAAATGCGGCAAGCGCTGTAAGTGGCGATGCTGCAGCAAAAGCATACGTTGCCCCGGGAAAGTATGATGAATTCTACAATTTTGTTTCCGGAGGTTTTAGCGGACAATTGGCTGTATATGGATTACCATCCGGCAGGTTGTTCCGCACCATCCCTATTTACTCACAAGATCCCGAAAGTGGCTGGGGCTATAGCGAAGAAACAAAACCCATGCTCAACACATCACATGGTTACATACCATGGGATGATTCTCACCACGCAGAACTTTCTCAAACAAATGGAGAAATAGATGGTCGCTGGATCTTCGTAAACGGCAACAACACACCACGTGTGGCACGTGTAAATCTTTCAACATTCCGCACAGATGAAATTCTTGAAGTGCCCAACAGTGCAGGTAACCACAGCAGTCCATTTATAACATCCAACACAGAATATGTTGTAGCTGGTACACGCTTTAGCATACCAATGGATAATGCAAATGGAGATGTGCCTATTAACACCTACAAACAAAATTTTAAAGGCACCGTAAGTTTTATCAGCGTTGATAAAACAACAGGTAACATGAAAATTGCATTCCAGATTCTTTTGCCAGGTATTGACTTTGATCTTGCCCATGCAGGTAAAGGACCTTCAGAAGGTTGGTTCTTCTTCTCCTGTTATAACAGCGAACAGGCAAACACTTTACTTGAAGTAAATGCTTCACAAAAAGACAAAGATTTTATTCTTGCTGTTAACTGGAAAAAAGCAGAAGAATATCTGGCACAAGGCAAGGCGCAAAAGGTTACAACAAAATATGCCCACAATATATATAGTGAAAAAACGCACTCTGCAACTTCAACCATAGAAACAGAAGTTAATATGCTTGACGCAAAGAGTCTTGAAGGCATGTGCTATTTTATTCCATGCCCAAAATCTCCACACGGTTGCGATGTTGATCCAACAGGTGAATACATTGTTGGTTCAGGCAAGCTTGCAGCATTGATTCCTGTGTTTAGCTTTCAAAAATTACAAACTGCCATTAACAACAAAGACTTCGAAGGAAATTATGGCGGTATCCCTGTAGTTAAGTACCAGTCTGCATTGTACGGCGAAGTACCAAAACCAGGTCTTGGTCCTTTACATACAGAGTTTGATGGCAAGGGAAATGCATACACTTCATTCTTTGTTTCTTCTGAAATAGTAAAGTGGAATGTAAAAGATTTGAAAGTATTAGATAGAGCCCCAACTTATTATTCTATTGGTCACTTGTGTGTGCCCGGTGGTGATTCTAAAAAACCTAATGCAAAATATGTTATTGCTTATAACAAAATAACAAAAGACAGGTATTTACCAACTGGTCCTGAACTTACACAAAGTGCACAGCTATTTGATATCAGTGGTGATAAGATGCAATTGATACTCGACTTTCCAACTGTTGGTGAACCGCACTATGCACAGGCTTGTCCCGCAGATCTTATCAAAAAGAACAGTGTGAAGTTTTTCAAAATAGAAGACAATGCCAATACATATGTTTCTAAAGGTGAAGGTGAAACAAAAGTGGTAAGAACAGGAAAGAGAGTAGATGTGTACATGACCGTTATTCGTTCTCATATAACTCCTGATAATATTGAAGGCATTAAAGTGGACGATGAAGTTTATTTCCATGTTACCAATCTTGAACAGGATTGGGATATACCACACGGTTTTGCCATCAAAGGAAACAACAATGGAGAATTACTTGTAATGCCCGGCGAAACACAAAGTGTAAAATGGTTACCCGCAAAAACCGGTATCTATCCAATGTATTGTACAGATTTCTGTAGTGCACTGCACCAGGAAATGCAAGGCTACGTAAGGGTTTCAGCTGCAGGTAGCAATGTGCCACTTTTGTTTAGCACGGGTAAAAATCTTCCCCCGGCAGATAGTACAGCAAAATAA
- a CDS encoding response regulator, with protein MKTILIIEDNMEVRENTAEIVALSNYKVLTAENGKQGVEIALKELPDLIVCDIMMPVLDGYGVLHLLSKHKETSAIPFIFLTAKSEKTDLRKGMEMGADDYITKPFDGIELLNAIEARLKKASLVKNRYEGPGAVNDFLADVQKTGKVKLVSDEREVNAYSKKYSLYKEGQRPRAVYHIISGKVKTARCNDDGKEFITGIYGPGDFFGYTPVMENTSYKEEAQILEDAQLMLIPREDFLQLISGDMQIAQTFIKIITQNIAEKEESLLNLAYNSLRKKVAFGLIQLLENTAQSRKKIQYSIFPANTWHNQLA; from the coding sequence ATGAAAACAATTCTGATCATAGAAGACAACATGGAAGTAAGGGAAAATACCGCAGAGATCGTGGCACTTTCCAATTATAAAGTCCTTACTGCGGAGAATGGAAAACAGGGCGTAGAAATTGCTTTGAAAGAATTACCAGACCTCATCGTATGCGATATTATGATGCCGGTGCTGGATGGCTATGGCGTGCTTCACCTGTTAAGTAAGCACAAAGAGACATCTGCCATTCCTTTTATTTTCTTAACAGCAAAATCAGAAAAAACAGATCTGCGAAAAGGTATGGAAATGGGCGCCGATGATTATATAACAAAGCCATTTGATGGCATTGAATTATTAAATGCAATAGAAGCAAGACTAAAAAAGGCTTCATTGGTAAAAAACCGTTATGAAGGCCCGGGAGCAGTAAATGATTTTCTTGCAGATGTTCAGAAAACCGGTAAGGTTAAACTTGTATCAGATGAACGCGAAGTAAACGCTTACAGTAAAAAATACTCACTTTATAAAGAAGGGCAGCGCCCCCGTGCTGTGTACCATATTATATCAGGCAAGGTAAAAACAGCAAGGTGCAATGATGATGGAAAAGAATTTATCACGGGCATATACGGGCCGGGAGATTTCTTTGGCTACACACCTGTAATGGAAAATACAAGCTATAAAGAAGAAGCGCAAATACTGGAAGATGCACAGTTAATGCTTATACCACGTGAAGATTTTCTTCAACTCATATCAGGCGATATGCAGATAGCACAAACATTTATAAAGATCATTACACAGAATATAGCCGAGAAAGAAGAAAGCCTGCTAAACCTTGCTTATAATTCATTAAGAAAAAAAGTTGCGTTCGGCCTTATACAGTTATTGGAAAATACCGCACAGAGCAGGAAGAAAATCCAATACTCAATCTTTCCCGCGAACACATGGCACAATCAGTTGGCATAG
- a CDS encoding ABC transporter ATP-binding protein, whose product MIIANNVNKSFGKLQVLKDVSVNCEEGQCIALIGPNGSGKTTFIKCLLGMVVPDNGFITFKGSNIIHDWEYRKHIGYMPQIGRYPDNMTIAQVFEMMKDIRKHKTNIDEELIHAFGLDKLMQKRMRTLSGGTRQKVSAALAFLFNPDVLILDEPTAGLDPVASEILKEKIIAEKQKGKLILITSHILSELDDLITQVMYLQEGQLRFHKSIELLRKDTGEEKLAKAIARVMQS is encoded by the coding sequence ATGATCATCGCAAACAATGTAAATAAATCATTTGGCAAGCTGCAGGTATTGAAAGATGTATCCGTTAACTGCGAAGAAGGGCAATGCATTGCATTGATTGGTCCTAATGGAAGCGGTAAAACAACTTTTATAAAATGCCTGCTGGGTATGGTTGTACCCGATAATGGCTTTATCACTTTTAAAGGCAGCAACATTATACACGATTGGGAATACAGGAAACATATTGGTTATATGCCACAAATAGGCAGGTATCCTGATAACATGACCATCGCACAGGTTTTTGAAATGATGAAAGACATTCGCAAACACAAAACGAATATTGACGAAGAACTGATTCATGCGTTTGGTCTTGATAAACTAATGCAGAAACGTATGCGTACCTTATCTGGTGGTACCAGACAAAAAGTAAGTGCCGCACTTGCATTCTTATTTAATCCTGATGTATTGATATTAGATGAACCCACTGCAGGGCTCGATCCCGTTGCATCAGAAATTTTGAAAGAAAAGATCATCGCAGAAAAACAAAAAGGTAAACTTATTTTGATCACTTCTCACATACTTAGCGAACTCGATGATCTCATTACGCAGGTTATGTATTTACAGGAAGGTCAGTTACGTTTTCATAAGTCCATTGAATTATTACGTAAAGATACAGGTGAAGAAAAACTGGCAAAAGCAATAGCAAGAGTGATGCAATCGTGA
- the nosD gene encoding nitrous oxide reductase family maturation protein NosD, producing the protein MRNIFIILFFFTGNLLSINAFASTLHIGTKEKFSAIKQALGIAKDGDTLIVHGGEYHEQNIVIDKKIYLKGIDKPVLDGDGKYEVLTVHANDVLIEGFTIRRTGFSSLNELAGIKIYNCRNVTVTHNTFKEVYFGIYIQGAINCIVRDNELSGNGGTETTSGDGIHCWKSDSLQITHNTIHQFRDGIYLEFVTSSLIWRNTSEKNIRYGLHFMTAHNNAYITNIFRFNGAGVAVMYTHGVKMFNNYFEDNTGDAAFGLLLKEISDSNISGNHFMNNTSGIFMEGGNRIVVQRNLFKGNGWALKIEANCSDVAVSNNNYLANTFDISTNGSLVLNTFNNNYWDKYEGYDINKDNIGDVPYRPVSMYSMLVEQNPTLMMLYRSFITTLMDKTEKVLPSLIPEDLIDNRPLMKPLPL; encoded by the coding sequence ATGCGAAATATTTTTATCATATTATTTTTCTTTACTGGTAATCTTTTATCCATAAATGCTTTTGCTTCTACACTTCATATTGGCACCAAAGAAAAATTTTCTGCAATAAAGCAAGCGCTTGGGATTGCTAAAGATGGCGATACATTAATAGTGCATGGAGGGGAATATCATGAACAAAATATAGTTATTGATAAGAAAATTTATTTGAAGGGGATAGACAAACCTGTGCTGGATGGTGATGGGAAATACGAAGTACTAACAGTGCATGCGAACGATGTTTTAATTGAAGGGTTCACCATCCGGCGCACAGGTTTTTCCAGTTTGAATGAATTGGCTGGCATAAAAATTTACAATTGCAGGAATGTAACTGTTACGCATAATACTTTTAAAGAAGTGTATTTTGGTATTTACATACAAGGCGCCATTAATTGTATAGTAAGAGATAATGAGTTAAGTGGTAATGGTGGCACAGAAACAACCAGTGGCGACGGCATTCATTGCTGGAAGAGCGATAGCCTGCAGATCACGCATAATACTATTCATCAATTTAGAGATGGCATCTACCTTGAATTTGTTACCTCATCACTTATCTGGAGAAATACCAGTGAAAAAAACATACGTTATGGCTTGCACTTTATGACGGCGCATAACAATGCTTACATCACCAACATCTTTCGTTTTAATGGTGCAGGCGTTGCGGTTATGTACACACATGGCGTAAAGATGTTCAACAATTATTTTGAAGACAATACCGGGGATGCAGCCTTTGGTTTGTTACTGAAAGAAATTTCCGATAGTAATATTTCCGGCAATCATTTCATGAATAACACGAGTGGTATTTTTATGGAAGGCGGCAATCGCATCGTGGTGCAACGCAATCTTTTCAAAGGTAATGGGTGGGCTTTAAAGATAGAAGCCAACTGTTCAGATGTTGCTGTTAGTAATAATAACTACCTGGCCAACACATTTGATATAAGTACCAACGGAAGCCTTGTATTAAATACGTTCAACAATAATTACTGGGATAAATATGAAGGCTATGATATTAACAAAGACAATATTGGCGATGTTCCTTACAGACCTGTAAGCATGTATTCAATGCTGGTAGAACAAAACCCAACATTAATGATGCTGTACAGGAGTTTTATTACAACATTAATGGATAAAACAGAAAAAGTATTACCCAGTCTCATTCCCGAAGATTTGATAGATAACAGGCCACTCATGAAACCATTACCATTATGA
- a CDS encoding PAS domain-containing sensor histidine kinase, producing MKDNNDKQIVSISVDGSQQLEALFNFASIGIVVTNHNGEILNFNKFAENQFGYTKEEIVGKRVEVLLPQAIHSRHVNYRHQYYEHPEPRVMGHGRDLYATNKNGGTFPVEVSLSHYKIGNETFVIAFVIDITVRKKQESLVLDQKKELERVTTEIREMNSELEQKIDDRTKMLREALVELEKSKEELSEAYENEKELSELKSRFVTMASHEFRTPLSTILSSAYLLEKYTEQLPDEKINKHILRIKAAVGGMKSILEDFLSLGKLEEGRVKVQMEKTEAVTVIEIIRNVIQEMDGMLKTGQHIQLNDSIYNDVLVDKQLLKNILINLVSNAIKFTQEHSSINISCDLSDVDLIIAIRDNGIGISQEDQEHLFERFFRAKNAANIQGTGLGLHIVAKYLELMNGRIEIKSKLEEGSVFTIYIPQN from the coding sequence ATGAAGGATAATAACGACAAGCAAATTGTTTCAATTTCTGTTGACGGCAGTCAGCAGCTGGAAGCACTTTTTAATTTTGCTTCCATTGGTATTGTTGTAACGAACCATAACGGTGAGATTCTTAACTTTAATAAGTTTGCAGAGAACCAGTTTGGCTACACGAAAGAAGAGATAGTAGGGAAAAGAGTTGAAGTACTCTTACCACAGGCAATACATTCGCGGCATGTAAATTATCGCCACCAGTATTATGAACATCCTGAGCCAAGAGTAATGGGCCATGGCAGGGATCTTTATGCAACCAATAAGAATGGCGGTACTTTCCCCGTGGAAGTAAGTCTTAGTCATTACAAAATAGGGAACGAAACTTTTGTAATTGCTTTTGTAATTGATATAACCGTTCGCAAGAAGCAGGAAAGTCTTGTATTGGATCAAAAGAAAGAGCTGGAAAGAGTAACTACAGAGATCAGGGAAATGAATAGCGAACTGGAACAAAAAATAGACGATCGCACAAAAATGCTGCGGGAAGCATTGGTAGAGCTTGAAAAATCAAAAGAAGAACTTAGCGAAGCTTATGAAAATGAAAAAGAGTTGAGCGAATTGAAATCAAGATTTGTAACCATGGCTTCTCATGAGTTCAGAACTCCTTTAAGTACTATTCTTTCCTCGGCTTACCTGCTTGAAAAATATACCGAACAACTACCCGATGAAAAAATAAACAAACATATACTTCGCATCAAAGCTGCAGTAGGCGGTATGAAAAGTATTCTGGAAGATTTTCTTTCGCTGGGTAAACTCGAAGAAGGCAGGGTAAAAGTGCAGATGGAAAAAACAGAGGCTGTAACCGTAATTGAAATAATCCGGAACGTAATACAGGAAATGGATGGTATGCTAAAAACCGGCCAGCACATTCAGCTTAACGATTCTATTTATAACGATGTATTGGTTGACAAGCAGCTTTTAAAAAATATTCTCATCAACCTGGTATCAAATGCAATTAAATTTACACAGGAACACTCAAGCATTAATATCTCCTGCGATCTATCAGATGTGGATCTTATTATTGCCATCAGGGATAATGGCATTGGTATTTCACAGGAAGACCAGGAGCATTTGTTTGAACGTTTCTTCAGGGCAAAAAATGCAGCAAACATACAGGGCACAGGGCTTGGATTGCATATAGTAGCCAAATATCTTGAGCTGATGAATGGAAGAATTGAAATTAAAAGCAAACTTGAAGAAGGTTCAGTATTCACCATTTATATTCCACAAAATTAA
- a CDS encoding fasciclin domain-containing protein, giving the protein MKKIIKIFSLALVTGIFSCNNNATEDATNTTAAVSTEQAATGGQENVQDDESEKNVVKIAMGSKDHTTLVAAIKQADLVTSLSNAGPFTVFAPTNAAFDALPAGTVEGLMKDDKKADLQNILQYHVFLSALKAESLTDGQTLGMVNGDNVTVSVKDGKVTLNGNAHIVASIPASNGIIHVIDAVLLPPAKK; this is encoded by the coding sequence ATGAAAAAGATTATAAAAATATTTTCACTCGCTTTGGTCACAGGAATTTTTTCCTGCAACAACAATGCAACTGAAGATGCAACAAACACAACAGCAGCAGTAAGCACAGAGCAGGCTGCAACAGGCGGACAGGAAAATGTGCAGGACGATGAGTCTGAAAAAAATGTTGTGAAGATTGCAATGGGCTCAAAAGATCATACAACACTGGTGGCTGCTATTAAGCAGGCAGACCTTGTAACATCCCTTTCCAATGCAGGGCCATTTACAGTTTTTGCACCAACCAATGCAGCATTTGATGCACTTCCGGCGGGCACTGTAGAGGGTTTGATGAAAGATGATAAGAAAGCAGACCTCCAAAACATTTTACAGTATCATGTTTTTCTATCAGCATTAAAAGCAGAAAGTTTAACAGACGGTCAAACACTTGGAATGGTGAATGGAGATAATGTAACAGTTAGTGTGAAAGATGGTAAAGTTACATTGAATGGCAATGCACATATTGTTGCATCTATTCCTGCATCTAACGGTATTATACATGTAATAGATGCAGTGTTATTGCCGCCTGCTAAAAAATAA